The Lysobacter capsici genome has a segment encoding these proteins:
- a CDS encoding DUF5916 domain-containing protein encodes MRNPLFVSLSAACAVLAAPCAQAVEIDGRIDPQEWSQAQHIEDFRLTQPLSREAASQPTQAWMMATPEGLAIAFRNQQPAGVPRLRQHTERDGDGTVDRVNLYVDFDGDGRMGYNFTVTLANSITDATITSENQFNNDWDGDWRHATSEDDEGWSAEMLIPWHIAPMRKADGGNRTIGIQLDRVIASTGERTSWPAVHYTQARYLSAFNRVQMPAYGQTLLAITPYVVGVQDAVKHKGDFDGGLDLFWKPSGKFQLSATLNPDFGQVESDELTVNFSATETFFSDKRPFFTENQSFFDVPFGSYGSNSRLIYTRRVGGGRDDGKGSGDVTAALKLNGSAAGFNYGLFAASEGEEVGRDFYAARVTRDFARFGLGAMVTQVDRPFLDRQANVYEFDQRWTPNPQWSIRGAVVASDVEQAGRSFRDSGGQVRIDYDMGKGWRQQLYGLHLGKDLMLNDFGYLERNNFNYLRYDLGRRVTDLPADSAYSSHDWHYAVSRRYSDDGVHIADAVSINRRSDLRNGGREFLEAALWGSGHDDLITRGHGVLRVPAKLFLTYEGLRPRQGDNPWSLYTEAGYSADGLGGVDEGRLRVYLEPNYQFSDRMLLFAGVEYSHNPDWLLWRQGNRVASFRSDLLSLNAGLQWFIDDKQELRLRLETIGVDARARQAYRVASDGRALAVAEEIPDFRVRNLGFQVRYRYELAPLSYLYVAYVRGGEMFEEGMQHDGVGRQFRDAFDLRDSEQLLVKLSYRFEI; translated from the coding sequence ATGCGCAATCCATTGTTCGTTTCGTTGTCGGCCGCCTGCGCCGTGTTGGCCGCGCCGTGCGCGCAGGCGGTGGAGATCGACGGCCGCATCGATCCGCAGGAATGGAGCCAGGCCCAGCACATCGAGGATTTCCGCCTGACCCAGCCGCTGTCGCGCGAAGCCGCGTCGCAGCCGACCCAGGCCTGGATGATGGCGACGCCCGAAGGCCTGGCGATCGCGTTCCGCAATCAGCAGCCGGCCGGGGTGCCGCGGCTGCGCCAGCACACCGAGCGCGACGGCGACGGCACGGTCGACCGGGTCAACCTATACGTCGACTTCGATGGCGACGGCCGCATGGGCTACAACTTCACCGTGACCCTGGCCAACAGCATCACCGACGCCACCATCACCAGCGAAAACCAGTTCAACAACGACTGGGACGGCGACTGGCGCCACGCCACCAGCGAAGACGACGAGGGCTGGTCGGCGGAGATGCTGATCCCCTGGCATATCGCGCCGATGCGCAAGGCCGACGGCGGCAACCGCACGATCGGCATCCAGCTCGACCGGGTGATCGCCTCAACCGGCGAACGCACCTCGTGGCCGGCGGTGCATTACACCCAGGCGCGCTATCTGTCGGCGTTCAACCGCGTGCAGATGCCGGCCTACGGCCAGACTTTGCTGGCGATCACGCCATACGTGGTCGGCGTGCAGGACGCGGTCAAGCACAAGGGCGACTTCGACGGCGGCCTGGACCTGTTCTGGAAACCCAGCGGCAAGTTCCAGCTCAGCGCGACCTTGAACCCGGATTTCGGCCAGGTCGAAAGCGACGAACTGACCGTCAACTTCAGCGCCACCGAAACCTTCTTCAGCGACAAGCGGCCGTTCTTCACCGAGAACCAGAGCTTCTTCGACGTGCCGTTCGGTTCGTACGGCAGCAACAGCCGCCTGATCTACACCCGCCGCGTCGGCGGCGGCCGCGACGACGGCAAGGGCTCGGGCGACGTGACCGCGGCGCTCAAGCTCAACGGCAGCGCGGCGGGCTTCAACTACGGCTTGTTCGCCGCCAGCGAGGGCGAGGAGGTCGGCCGCGACTTCTACGCCGCGCGCGTCACCCGCGATTTCGCCCGCTTCGGGCTCGGCGCGATGGTTACCCAGGTCGATCGGCCGTTTCTGGATCGCCAAGCCAACGTCTACGAATTCGACCAGCGCTGGACGCCGAACCCGCAGTGGTCGATCCGCGGCGCGGTGGTCGCCTCCGATGTCGAACAGGCCGGGCGCAGTTTCCGCGACAGCGGCGGGCAGGTCCGCATCGATTACGACATGGGCAAGGGCTGGCGCCAGCAGCTGTACGGCCTGCATCTGGGCAAGGACCTGATGCTCAACGACTTCGGTTATCTGGAGCGCAACAACTTCAACTACCTGCGCTACGACCTGGGCCGGCGCGTCACCGATCTGCCGGCCGATTCGGCGTACTCCAGCCACGACTGGCATTACGCGGTGTCGCGCCGCTACAGCGACGACGGCGTGCATATCGCCGATGCGGTATCGATCAACCGCCGCAGCGATCTGCGCAATGGCGGCCGCGAGTTCCTCGAAGCGGCCTTGTGGGGCAGCGGTCACGACGACCTGATTACCCGCGGCCACGGTGTGCTGCGGGTGCCGGCGAAATTGTTTTTGACCTACGAGGGGCTGCGTCCGCGCCAGGGCGACAACCCGTGGTCGCTGTACACCGAAGCCGGCTACAGCGCGGACGGCCTGGGCGGTGTCGACGAAGGCAGGCTGCGTGTGTACCTGGAGCCGAATTACCAGTTCAGCGACCGCATGCTGCTGTTCGCCGGGGTCGAGTACAGCCACAACCCCGACTGGCTGCTGTGGCGTCAGGGCAACCGCGTCGCCAGTTTCCGCTCCGACCTGTTGTCGCTCAACGCCGGCCTGCAATGGTTCATCGACGACAAGCAGGAACTGCGGCTGCGCCTGGAAACCATCGGCGTGGATGCGCGCGCGCGTCAGGCCTATCGGGTCGCCAGCGATGGCCGCGCCCTGGCGGTGGCCGAGGAGATTCCGGATTTCCGCGTGCGCAATCTCGGCTTCCAGGTGCGTTACCGCTACGAACTGGCGCCGCTGTCGTACCTGTACGTGGCCTACGTGCGCGGCGGCGAGATGTTCGAGGAAGGCATGCAGCACGACGGCGTCGGCCGGCAATTCCGCGATGCGTTCGATCTGCGCGACAGCGAGCAGTTGCTGGTGAAGCTGTCGTACCGATTCGAGATTTGA
- a CDS encoding TonB-dependent receptor family protein yields the protein MRIVTLRIAALALASAVALDAFAFDGVAQSDAAPTPDDASAKTLGTVRVLGRYARGRAVDSPEAARARLDQRAGATALVDGESYRDGRVSTLTDALGYAPGVFVQPRFGAEEARLSIRGSGLQRTFHGRGLELLQDGSPLNLADGGFDFQAVEPLATRYIEVYRGANALEFGAATLGGAINFVSPTGYDAAPATLRAEAGAFGYRRGQIALAGVRGDADGYLSLSGINQTGYRDHAEQENYRLFANAGYRFSDTLDARVYLTHVDTRSALPGNLTLDESRRDPRRAAPGNLTLNQRRDYRLDRIAGKLAWAASERSTLTMSAYYADKSLHHPIFQVLQQDSSDVGIDVRWRHQSQWLGLRNVLIAGAAFAQGDIDDDRYFNIAGRAGARSNRFDQRARNRKLYLENQTWLAPQWVLSLGAQALDADRRSRDRFITGGRDESFAADYSGISPKLGLRYVIDEHAQLYANLSRSLEPPSFGELSGGPGITPVDKQRADSGEIGLRLNGDALSLDLAVYRARVRGELLSLSDGNGNPLGTVNADRTVHQGIELGLGWKPAAQWTVSANYLYNDFRFDGDRVYGDNDLAGVPPQQLRAELRWSPGEYLYLAPSVEWTPQSYYIDHANSFKAPGYTIAGLRIGGKLAKQWSWFADARNLGDRKWIASTNVIADARGLDGRNFLPGDGRAVYFGVEWRKE from the coding sequence ATGCGCATCGTCACACTTCGTATCGCCGCGCTCGCATTGGCGAGCGCCGTCGCCTTGGATGCATTCGCCTTCGACGGCGTCGCCCAGTCCGATGCGGCGCCGACGCCCGACGATGCATCGGCAAAAACGCTCGGCACGGTTCGCGTCCTGGGTCGCTACGCGCGAGGCCGCGCGGTCGACAGCCCCGAGGCCGCGCGCGCGCGTCTGGACCAGCGCGCCGGCGCGACCGCTCTGGTCGACGGCGAGTCGTATCGCGACGGCCGCGTCAGCACCTTGACCGATGCATTGGGCTACGCGCCGGGGGTGTTCGTGCAACCGCGCTTCGGCGCCGAGGAAGCGCGCCTGTCGATCCGCGGCTCGGGTCTGCAGCGCACCTTCCATGGCCGCGGCCTGGAACTGCTGCAGGACGGCAGCCCGCTCAACCTCGCCGACGGCGGTTTCGATTTCCAGGCGGTCGAGCCGCTGGCGACGCGCTACATCGAGGTCTACCGCGGCGCCAACGCGCTGGAGTTCGGCGCGGCCACGCTCGGCGGCGCGATCAACTTCGTTTCGCCGACCGGTTACGACGCCGCGCCCGCGACCCTGCGCGCCGAGGCCGGCGCATTCGGCTATCGCCGCGGCCAGATCGCGCTTGCCGGCGTGCGCGGCGACGCCGATGGTTATCTGAGTCTGAGCGGCATCAATCAAACCGGTTATCGCGACCATGCCGAACAGGAAAATTATCGCTTGTTCGCCAATGCCGGCTATCGCTTCAGCGACACGCTCGACGCGCGCGTCTACCTGACCCATGTCGACACGCGCTCGGCCCTGCCCGGCAATCTGACCCTCGACGAGTCGCGCCGCGATCCGCGCCGGGCCGCGCCCGGCAACCTCACCTTGAACCAGCGCCGCGACTATCGCCTCGACCGCATCGCCGGCAAGCTGGCCTGGGCCGCATCCGAACGCAGCACGCTGACCATGTCGGCCTATTACGCCGACAAGTCGCTGCACCACCCGATCTTCCAGGTGCTGCAGCAGGACAGTTCCGACGTCGGCATCGATGTCCGCTGGCGCCACCAGTCGCAATGGCTGGGCCTGCGCAATGTGCTGATCGCCGGCGCCGCCTTCGCCCAGGGCGACATCGACGACGATCGTTACTTCAACATCGCCGGCCGCGCCGGCGCGCGCAGCAACCGCTTCGATCAACGCGCGCGCAATCGCAAACTCTATCTGGAGAACCAGACCTGGCTGGCGCCGCAATGGGTGCTGTCGCTGGGCGCGCAGGCGCTCGACGCCGACCGCCGCTCGCGCGATCGGTTCATCACCGGCGGCCGCGACGAGAGTTTCGCCGCCGACTATTCCGGCATCAGCCCCAAGCTCGGCCTGCGCTATGTGATCGACGAGCACGCCCAGCTCTATGCCAACCTCAGCCGCAGCTTGGAACCGCCGAGCTTCGGCGAACTCAGCGGCGGCCCCGGCATCACCCCGGTCGACAAGCAACGCGCGGACAGCGGCGAGATCGGCCTGCGCCTCAACGGCGACGCGTTGTCGCTGGACCTGGCCGTGTACCGCGCGCGGGTCCGCGGCGAACTGCTTTCGCTCAGCGACGGCAACGGCAATCCGCTGGGCACGGTCAATGCCGATCGCACCGTGCATCAGGGCATCGAACTCGGCCTGGGCTGGAAGCCCGCGGCGCAGTGGACCGTGTCGGCCAACTACCTCTACAACGATTTCCGTTTCGACGGCGACCGCGTCTACGGCGACAACGACCTGGCCGGCGTGCCACCGCAACAACTGCGCGCCGAATTGCGCTGGTCGCCGGGCGAGTATCTGTACCTGGCGCCGAGCGTGGAATGGACGCCGCAGTCGTACTACATCGATCACGCTAACAGCTTCAAGGCGCCGGGCTACACCATCGCCGGCCTGCGCATCGGCGGCAAGCTCGCGAAGCAATGGTCGTGGTTCGCCGACGCGCGCAACCTCGGCGACCGCAAGTGGATCGCCAGCACCAACGTGATCGCCGACGCGCGCGGGTTGGATGGGCGTAATTTTTTGCCGGGCGATGGGCGCGCGGTGTATTTCGGGGTGGAGTGGCGGAAGGAGTGA
- a CDS encoding DMT family transporter, which produces MLLGTLYALLAGLIWGLVFIGPLLLPEYPAALQSVGRYLAFGLIALPLAWLDRGALRQLTRADWIEALKLSAIGNLLYYLCLASAIQRAGGPLPTMIIGTLPVVIAISANLRDSKRDGRLPWRRLAPSLLLIALGIACVNQVELEALRADANADLGRYAVGALLALGGVACWTWYPLRNADWLRAHPGRNPRTWATAQGVAILPLALLGYIALWLYMSASGASFAMPFGPRPAFFIGLMATIGLFASWVGTLCWNQASQRLPTALAGQLIVFETLAALSYTFILRGQMPKPLTLVGVGLLIAGVIWALRVKPVHAQAASVGDAA; this is translated from the coding sequence ATGCTGCTAGGAACCCTTTACGCCCTGCTCGCCGGCCTGATCTGGGGCTTGGTCTTCATCGGCCCGCTGCTGCTGCCCGAATACCCGGCCGCGCTGCAATCGGTCGGGCGCTATCTCGCCTTCGGCCTGATCGCCCTGCCCCTGGCCTGGCTCGACCGCGGCGCCTTGCGTCAGCTCACCCGCGCCGACTGGATCGAAGCGTTGAAGCTGTCGGCGATCGGCAACCTGCTCTATTACCTGTGCCTTGCCAGCGCGATCCAGCGCGCCGGCGGCCCGCTGCCGACCATGATCATCGGCACCTTGCCGGTGGTGATCGCGATCAGCGCCAACCTGCGCGACAGCAAACGCGACGGCCGCCTGCCGTGGCGGCGGCTGGCGCCATCGCTGCTGCTGATCGCGCTGGGCATCGCTTGCGTCAATCAAGTCGAACTCGAAGCGCTGCGCGCCGACGCCAACGCCGACCTGGGCCGTTACGCGGTCGGCGCGCTGCTCGCGCTCGGCGGCGTCGCCTGCTGGACCTGGTATCCGCTGCGCAACGCCGACTGGCTGCGCGCGCATCCCGGCCGCAACCCACGCACCTGGGCCACCGCGCAAGGGGTGGCGATCCTGCCGCTGGCCTTGCTCGGCTACATCGCGCTGTGGCTGTACATGAGCGCGAGCGGCGCATCGTTCGCGATGCCGTTCGGGCCGCGTCCGGCGTTCTTCATCGGTTTGATGGCGACGATCGGCTTGTTCGCCTCGTGGGTCGGCACCCTGTGCTGGAACCAGGCCAGTCAGCGCTTGCCGACCGCGCTGGCTGGGCAACTGATCGTGTTCGAAACCCTGGCGGCGTTGAGCTACACCTTCATCCTGCGCGGCCAGATGCCGAAGCCGTTGACGCTGGTCGGCGTCGGTTTGTTGATTGCCGGGGTGATCTGGGCGCTGCGGGTCAAGCCGGTGCATGCGCAAGCGGCATCGGTGGGCGATGCGGCGTGA
- a CDS encoding AraC family transcriptional regulator, translated as MQGVPAQFVDAFDAAEFRQPAHRRGIELYRAHIVRHAFEPHTHEAYGLGAIESGVERFRYRGSDHLAPPDSLVLMNPDVLHTGRAETEGGWRYRMIYVDPDVADEITGEAGWWFDQAVQHDPLRARRITARLDGLWRACEPLDFDSQLHALLGEFRDHARIPRRARDEPAHRFDRVIDYLRAHLAERITLDELAAIAGLSPFHFLRRFRAQYHVTPQQMLMALRLYQAKRLLAAGAAPAGIAADTGLTDQAHLTRAFSRRYGITPARYQKQIRG; from the coding sequence ATGCAAGGCGTACCCGCCCAATTCGTCGATGCCTTCGACGCGGCCGAATTCCGCCAGCCGGCGCATCGCCGCGGCATCGAGCTGTACCGCGCGCACATCGTCCGCCACGCCTTCGAACCGCACACCCACGAGGCCTACGGCCTGGGCGCGATCGAGTCCGGGGTCGAACGCTTCCGCTACCGCGGCAGCGATCATCTGGCGCCGCCCGACTCGCTGGTGCTGATGAACCCCGATGTGCTGCACACCGGCCGCGCCGAAACCGAAGGCGGTTGGCGCTACCGCATGATCTACGTCGACCCCGACGTGGCCGACGAGATCACCGGCGAAGCCGGCTGGTGGTTCGATCAGGCCGTGCAGCACGACCCGCTGCGCGCGCGCCGCATCACCGCGCGCCTGGATGGTCTGTGGCGAGCATGCGAACCGCTGGATTTCGACAGCCAGCTGCATGCGCTGCTCGGCGAATTCCGCGATCACGCGCGCATCCCGCGGCGCGCGCGCGACGAACCGGCGCATCGCTTCGACCGCGTGATCGACTACCTGCGCGCGCATCTGGCCGAACGGATCACCCTGGACGAACTCGCCGCGATCGCCGGCCTGAGTCCGTTCCATTTTCTGCGCCGGTTCCGCGCGCAGTACCACGTCACTCCGCAGCAGATGCTGATGGCGCTGCGTCTGTATCAGGCCAAGCGCCTGCTCGCCGCGGGCGCCGCGCCGGCCGGCATCGCCGCCGACACCGGCCTGACCGATCAGGCGCACCTCACTCGCGCCTTCTCGCGCCGCTACGGCATCACGCCGGCGCGGTATCAGAAACAGATTCGCGGCTGA
- a CDS encoding PIN domain-containing protein: protein MSAQPPRIVLDSNVCLDLFAFQAPDLAPLLEALHSGAIEAVTDTECRAEWQRVLTYPQLKLDPAARERSLLDYDRWLRVLAHDADAQTVALPRCADPDDQKFLELALAANARWLLTRDHALLVLGRRTARAGLFEILTARAWVALRNLRGDTATPA from the coding sequence ATGAGCGCGCAGCCACCGCGCATCGTCCTCGACAGCAATGTCTGCCTGGACCTGTTCGCGTTCCAGGCGCCGGATCTGGCGCCCTTGCTCGAAGCCTTGCATAGCGGCGCGATCGAAGCGGTCACCGACACCGAATGCCGCGCCGAATGGCAACGCGTGCTGACCTATCCGCAATTGAAGCTCGACCCGGCCGCGCGCGAACGCAGCCTGCTCGACTACGACCGCTGGCTGCGGGTGCTGGCGCACGACGCCGATGCTCAGACCGTCGCCCTGCCCCGCTGCGCCGATCCGGACGATCAGAAATTCCTCGAACTGGCGCTGGCGGCGAACGCGCGCTGGCTGCTCACCCGCGACCATGCGCTGCTGGTGCTCGGCCGCCGCACCGCGCGCGCCGGCCTGTTCGAGATCCTGACCGCGCGCGCCTGGGTCGCCCTGCGGAATTTACGCGGCGACACCGCCACGCCTGCCTGA
- a CDS encoding tellurite resistance TerB family protein codes for MKTHGFLDQLLKTAQNSLGAGGLDGLLGGGKPPVRYQGDEKKEEKRGLLNADFGKGALTGGALGLLLGNKKLRKHAGKIALYGGVAAVGVLAYKAYGDYRRQQGDSTAEPQTVDRLPPPQAELHSQAILKALVAASKADGHIDAREREVIEGEFTRIDGDPELRRWLHDELEKPLDPAEVARAATTPEIGAEMYLASLLATDDQTYMERAYLDELARQLKIDDALKARLEQQLRDAQA; via the coding sequence ATGAAGACCCATGGCTTTCTCGACCAGTTGTTGAAGACCGCGCAGAACAGCCTCGGCGCAGGCGGCCTGGACGGCCTGCTCGGCGGCGGCAAGCCGCCGGTGCGTTACCAAGGCGACGAGAAGAAAGAGGAAAAACGCGGTCTACTCAATGCCGACTTCGGCAAGGGCGCACTGACCGGCGGCGCATTGGGCCTGTTGCTGGGCAACAAGAAACTGCGCAAGCACGCCGGCAAGATCGCCTTGTACGGCGGCGTCGCCGCGGTCGGCGTGCTCGCCTACAAGGCCTATGGCGACTACCGCCGTCAGCAGGGCGACAGCACGGCCGAGCCGCAGACGGTCGATCGCCTGCCGCCGCCGCAGGCCGAGCTGCACAGCCAGGCTATTCTCAAGGCGCTGGTCGCCGCGTCCAAGGCCGACGGCCACATCGACGCGCGCGAGCGCGAAGTGATCGAGGGCGAATTCACCCGCATCGACGGCGATCCGGAACTGCGCCGCTGGCTGCACGACGAACTGGAAAAGCCGCTGGACCCGGCCGAAGTCGCGCGCGCCGCGACCACCCCGGAGATCGGCGCGGAGATGTACCTGGCCAGCCTGCTCGCGACCGACGATCAGACCTATATGGAGCGCGCGTATCTGGACGAACTGGCGCGCCAGCTCAAGATCGACGATGCCTTGAAGGCCCGTCTGGAACAGCAGCTGCGCGACGCGCAGGCCTGA
- a CDS encoding LysE family translocator, producing MFDTATLTAYLIAAAVLVFIPGPGTAWIIAQSAAGGTARGVQAAFGLETATLIHALAAGLGLSALLATSALAFEVLKYAGAAYLIWLGIKAWRSAPAPAPADATAEPVAEALPATARVSARHVYLRSVVTGVLNPKIALFFLAFLPQFVHPERGMVWLQFLVLGALLSMIGMLNSLMLSFAVGRFGRRFATGGGRWKERLTGSVFIALGLRLAVQQRG from the coding sequence ATGTTCGACACCGCCACCCTTACCGCCTACCTGATCGCCGCCGCCGTGCTGGTGTTCATTCCCGGCCCCGGCACCGCCTGGATCATCGCCCAGAGCGCAGCCGGCGGGACCGCGCGCGGGGTGCAGGCCGCGTTCGGGCTGGAAACGGCGACACTGATCCACGCGCTCGCCGCCGGGCTCGGGCTGTCGGCGTTGCTGGCGACCTCGGCGCTGGCCTTCGAAGTGCTCAAGTACGCCGGCGCGGCATATCTGATCTGGCTCGGGATCAAGGCATGGCGCAGCGCGCCGGCGCCGGCGCCGGCCGACGCGACGGCCGAGCCGGTCGCCGAGGCCTTGCCGGCGACGGCGCGCGTGTCGGCCCGCCATGTCTATCTGCGTTCGGTCGTGACCGGCGTGCTCAATCCCAAAATCGCCTTGTTCTTCCTCGCTTTCCTGCCGCAGTTCGTGCATCCCGAGCGCGGCATGGTGTGGTTGCAGTTCCTGGTGCTCGGCGCGTTGCTGTCGATGATCGGCATGCTCAACAGCCTGATGCTGAGCTTCGCGGTCGGCCGCTTCGGCCGCCGTTTCGCCACCGGCGGCGGCCGCTGGAAGGAGCGCCTGACCGGCAGCGTGTTCATCGCGCTCGGTCTGCGTCTTGCGGTGCAGCAACGCGGCTGA
- a CDS encoding thioredoxin family protein: MTETTHPRFFWQFPMKLVREARLDEFLPDDGHLRILFLWGKDCPNCDVAKGQMLLAQERFSWPDVEWLHDNVYEDPAMGTRFGLHGIPAFLVFRGSKKLGRIGQWPGTEAFVSAIEKIQSQSPA; the protein is encoded by the coding sequence GTGACCGAAACCACCCACCCGCGGTTCTTCTGGCAGTTTCCGATGAAGCTGGTGCGCGAAGCGCGGCTGGACGAATTCCTGCCCGACGACGGCCATCTGCGCATCCTGTTCCTGTGGGGCAAGGACTGTCCGAACTGCGACGTCGCCAAGGGCCAGATGCTGCTCGCGCAGGAGCGCTTCAGCTGGCCGGACGTGGAGTGGCTGCACGACAACGTCTACGAAGATCCGGCGATGGGCACGCGTTTCGGCCTGCATGGCATTCCGGCGTTCCTGGTGTTCCGCGGAAGCAAGAAGCTCGGACGGATCGGTCAGTGGCCCGGCACCGAGGCCTTCGTGTCGGCGATCGAGAAGATCCAGAGTCAGTCGCCGGCATAG
- a CDS encoding mechanosensitive ion channel family protein: MTVNAKPSLETDPELAEIVSDALDVVSNPTDLIVTVLVLLAALTVAVLVTRKIKLKLGHQRPVLLILVEYLCMPLIMLLSLGAISLIGGSFDNPLIGLAGTLLFLFVIIRVIGAVVELLFRPTMLLRVMLRLATVVSWLAVVFAVFKDRSALIAKLYSAKLSFGGINLSSEGVVRGLVVGVVIAIIALWGDKTITNLLRRSRTLQPNFVLALSRIFSVAVWITATAVIFSISGINLTALAAFSGALGIGLGLGLQRLAASYISGLIVLFEQSVRVGDNIATNNIVGRVTRMTVRYTMIRTRDGEEAIVPNDSLTSNVIVNQSWSDRNLRLVCGVLVKGDVDLDLARTLFVEAMTAQPRVLQQPPPHMYITGVNDKGIQLDGHFWINDPENGQHNVISDTYDAVLAAFRKNAVHLVAQ; the protein is encoded by the coding sequence ATGACCGTCAACGCCAAGCCCTCCCTCGAGACCGACCCCGAACTGGCCGAGATCGTGTCCGATGCCCTGGACGTGGTGTCCAATCCGACCGACCTGATCGTCACCGTGCTGGTGCTGCTCGCCGCGCTGACGGTCGCGGTGCTGGTCACGCGCAAGATCAAACTCAAGCTGGGCCATCAGCGCCCGGTCCTGCTGATCCTGGTCGAATACCTGTGCATGCCGCTGATCATGCTGCTGAGCCTGGGCGCGATCAGCCTGATCGGCGGCAGCTTCGACAATCCGCTGATCGGCCTGGCCGGCACCTTGCTGTTCCTGTTCGTGATCATCCGCGTGATCGGCGCGGTGGTGGAGCTGCTGTTCCGCCCGACCATGCTGCTGCGGGTCATGCTGCGACTGGCCACGGTGGTGTCGTGGCTGGCCGTGGTGTTCGCCGTGTTCAAGGACCGCAGCGCGCTGATCGCCAAGCTGTATTCGGCCAAGCTCAGCTTCGGCGGCATCAACCTGTCCAGCGAGGGCGTGGTCAGGGGCCTGGTGGTCGGCGTGGTGATCGCGATCATCGCGCTGTGGGGCGACAAGACCATCACCAACCTGCTGCGCCGCAGCCGCACCTTGCAGCCCAATTTCGTGCTGGCGCTATCGCGGATCTTCAGCGTGGCGGTGTGGATCACCGCGACCGCGGTGATCTTCTCGATCAGCGGCATCAACCTCACCGCGCTGGCCGCGTTCAGCGGCGCGCTCGGCATCGGCCTGGGCCTGGGCCTGCAACGGCTCGCCGCGAGCTACATCAGCGGCCTGATCGTGCTGTTCGAACAATCCGTGCGGGTCGGCGACAACATCGCGACCAACAACATCGTCGGCCGGGTCACCCGCATGACCGTGCGCTACACCATGATCCGCACCCGCGACGGCGAAGAGGCCATCGTCCCCAACGACAGCCTGACCAGCAACGTGATCGTCAACCAGTCCTGGTCCGACCGTAATCTGCGCCTGGTCTGCGGGGTGCTGGTCAAGGGCGACGTCGACCTCGATCTGGCCCGCACCCTGTTCGTCGAGGCGATGACCGCGCAGCCGCGCGTACTGCAGCAACCGCCGCCGCATATGTACATCACCGGCGTCAACGACAAGGGCATCCAGCTCGACGGCCACTTCTGGATCAACGACCCGGAAAACGGCCAGCACAATGTCATCTCCGACACCTACGACGCGGTGCTCGCGGCGTTTCGCAAGAACGCGGTGCACTTGGTCGCGCAGTGA
- a CDS encoding DUF4087 domain-containing protein translates to MPHNAPGHSPTRPNLRDPRSAHRRAILGACLTLWLVVLPGAVWGKTAAKGPAVENRCGWFVNPSPGNAWLIDRDGEWTIAIQGGHQADGDWPPPRAEKEWVPAGGEGDPRGYGYGCACMKVKTDRAQMLITRIVSSQGKPLSQCRRDRKLSEPRD, encoded by the coding sequence ATGCCGCACAACGCCCCCGGCCACAGCCCGACCCGTCCGAACCTGCGCGATCCACGCAGCGCGCATCGGCGCGCGATCCTCGGCGCCTGCCTGACGCTCTGGCTCGTCGTACTGCCCGGCGCCGTCTGGGGAAAAACCGCTGCGAAGGGCCCGGCCGTCGAGAACCGCTGCGGGTGGTTCGTCAACCCAAGCCCCGGCAATGCCTGGCTGATCGATCGCGACGGCGAATGGACCATAGCGATACAGGGCGGCCATCAGGCCGACGGCGACTGGCCGCCGCCCAGGGCCGAGAAGGAATGGGTGCCGGCCGGAGGAGAAGGCGACCCGCGCGGCTACGGTTACGGCTGCGCCTGCATGAAGGTCAAAACCGATCGTGCGCAAATGCTGATCACCAGGATCGTGTCCTCGCAGGGCAAACCCCTGAGCCAATGCCGCCGCGATCGCAAGCTCAGCGAACCGCGCGATTGA